The sequence AGCTTCCTCGGCCAGGGCTACGCACTGGTGCAGCCCAGCGAGCTGCTGCCGCCGCAGAACGCCGTCGTCGGCTCCGGTGTGGCCGCCCAGTTCGGTATGGGCCAGCAGGGCGCGCGGGGCATGAACCAGGGCAACATCTTCACCAACTGAGCTCCTGAGAGACGCCGTTGACGCAGGTGCTTCGGTGCCCGCCCCGGGAAGGGCGGGCACCGAGGCGCGTGTGCGGCCGGGAGCTGCCGTTCAGCGGGCCGGTTCGCCCCGCCCTCCCGCGGAGAGCGCGGGCGTCGTCGTCTGGAGAAGAGCCCGGGTGCGCTCGACCAGCTGCACCACCGATGTGTCGGCGACGCCGGGCACCTCGTCGTAGGCGAACCACCGCAGATCCAGTGACTCGTCACTGATCGCGGCCACCGCGTCCGCCGGAGCCAACGCCGCGTACTGGACGTCCAGATGCACCGCGCACGGCGTGTGATGGCGGTCCAGCCGCACCGGGCCGCCGGGCAGCAGCGTCAGCCCCTGCGCGATCCCCGACTCCTCGCGCGCCTCCCGCAGCGCCGCCCCGGCCAGCGAGGCGTCCTCCGGCTCGCAGTGGCCGCCCATCTGCAGCCACATCTCCAGCTTGCGGTGCAGGGTGAGCAGCACCCGGCCGCCGGCCGGGTCGATCACCAGCGCGCTGGCCGTGAGGTGCCCGTCCTTGCAGGGCTTCCACATGCCGTCCTGATGGGCGGCGAGATGGTCCAGATACGCCAGCCGCAGCTGTTCCTGTCCGGTCGACGGCGCGGGCCACTCCTTGAGCACCCGCGCCGCGTCCTCGCGCAGACTCACTTGCCGCCGTCACCCTTGCTCTCGCCGGACGCCTCGTCCGGGCCGTCGTCCTCCCCGGCGGGCTTGCCCGGGGCCGGCTTGTCCAGATCGGGCTTGCCGCCGCTCGCGGCCTCGCCGAGCATCTTGTCGAGCTCGGAGAAGTCCGGCTGCTCGTGGTGCACGAACCCGTCCGGGTCGTCCAGGTCCGCCGCCGTCGGCAGCATGTCCGGGTGCTCCCACAGGCCGTCGCGGCCCTCCAGGCCCCGCGAGTCCGTCAGCGACGCCCACAGCCGCGAGGCGTCCCGCAGCCGCCGCGGACGCAGCTGCAGACCGATCAGCGTCGAGAACGTCTGCTCGGCGGGGCCGCCGCTGGCCCGGCGCCGGCGCAGCGTCTCACGGAGCTTGTCCGACGACGGCAGATGCGGCTTGGCGGCGGCGTGCACCACCGCGTCCACCCAGCCCTCGACGAGGGCCAGGGCGGTCTCCAGGCGGGCCAGCGCCGCCTTCTGCTCCGGGGTGTCCTCGGGCTGGAACATGCCCTGCTGAAGGGCGTTCTGCAGCTCCTCGGGATGCTGCGGATCGATCTGGCCGACCACGTCCTCCAGCTTGGTGGTGTCGACCTTGATGCCGCGCGCATAGCCCTCGACGGCACCGAAGAGATGTGAGCGCAGCCACGGCACATGCGCGAAGAGCCGCTGGTGGGCGGCCTCGCGCAGGGCCAGATACAGCCGCACTTCCTCTTCCGCGACGCCCAGGCCCTCGCCGAACCTCGCGATGTTCCCCGGCAGCAGCGCGGCCTTGCCGGCCGGCCCCAGCGGAAGCCCGATGTCCGTCGAACCGACGACCTCGCCGGCCAGTACGCCCAGCGCCTGGCCGATCTGGGTGCCGAACATCGCGCCGCCCATGGAGCGCATCATCCCGAGCAGCGGGCCCGCCATGGCCTGCATCTCCCCGGGCAGGACATCGCCCATGGCCGATCCGACGCGCTCGGCGAGCGGATTGACCAGGTCCTTCCACACCGGAAGGGTCTCCTCGACCCACTCCGCGCGGCTCCAGGCCACCACGGAGCCGGAGCCCGACGGCAGCGACGTCACACCGTCCAGCCACAGGTCGGCGAGGCGTACGGCCTCCTCGACCGCGCTGCGCTCACCCGGCGACAGGCTCGCGTCCTTGCTGCCGTCCTCGGCGCCCTGCGCGACGGTCTGCCGCGCAATGTCCTTGGCCATGTCCCAGTTCACCGGGCCGCCCTCGTAGGAGAGCATCTGTCCGAGCTTCTGGAAGGCGGCGCCCAGGTCGCCAGGGTTCATCTCGCCGCCGGGGCCGCCCATGCCGCCGAAGAGCGCCGCGAACGGATTGTCCGCGCCGCCGCTCCCGCCGCCGAACCCGAAGGGGTCCGCGGGGCCCTGGCTACCTCCCTGGCCGCCCTTCTTCTTGCCGTTGTCGCCGTCCTCCGGCTCCTCCGGCGGAAGGCCGAATCCAAATGGGGTGTCACTCACGGGTTTCCTCGGCTCGTAGGGCCGCCGACCAGGTGGCCGACGGCGGCTGCCCGACATCACCTCCAGCGTAGACACCTGGACCGCTTCGGGGCTCGGTGCTTCGCTGTCCCGGTGGCTGGGGCAGGATGGACGCCACCTGGTGCGTACGCATGACCACACGTCCGCACTGAAGACAACCGCTGGAGACGCCCGGTGAGTTCCCCAGATCCGACCGTTCGCGCAGCGCGAAACGCTGCGGCCCAGACCGAGAAGGCAGGCAATGGCGCAGGTGGGGCCACGGACCGGCCGCTGCGCCGGCCCGTGGTGGCCGTCACCGGAGCCGCCTCCGGAGTCGGTGCGCTGCTCACCCGTGCCCTGGTCGCCTCCGACGAGGTCAAGGAGGTGGTGGCCATCGATGAGCGGCGCGGCGACGTCGCCGAGGCACACTGGCACGTCCTGGACGTCCGGGACCCGGCCATCGCCGACAAGCTGCGCGGCGCGGACGTCGTCGTCCACCTGGCGCTCGACCTCGACCTGGAGACCGACGACGCGGCGCGCACCGCCTACAACGTGCGCGGCACCCAGACCGTGCTCACCGCCGCCGCGGCCGCCGGTGTCCACCGGGTGGTGCTGTGCACCTCCGCCATGGTGTACGGGGCGCTGCCCGACAACGACGTTCCCCTGGCCGAGGACGCCGAGCTGCGGGCCACCGCGGACGCCACCGGTGTCGGCGACCTCCTGGAGATCGAGCACCTGGCGCACCGTGCGCCCCGCGCGCACCCCGGCCTGAACGTCACCGTGCTGCGCCCCACCGTCCTGGTGGGCGGCACGGACACCGCACTGACCCGCTACTTCGAATCGCCCCGCCTCCTGGTCGTCGCCGGGTCCCGCCCCGCCTGGCAGTTCTGCCATGTCGAGGACCTGGTCAGCGCCCTGGAGTTCGCCGCGCTGGAGAAGGTCGACGGCGAGCTCGCGGTGGGCTGCGACGGCTGGCTGGAGCAGGAGGAGGTCGAAGAGCTCTCCGGCATCCGGCGCATGGAGCTGCCGTCCTCGGTGGCCCTGGGCGCCGCCGCCCGCCTGCACCGCATCGGCCTGACGCCGTCCCCCGCGGGCGACCTGGCGTACACGATGCATCCATGGGTGGTCAGCGGCAGCCGGCTGCACGAGGCGGGCTGGCGCCCCCGGTGGACGAACGAGGAAGTGCTCGCCGAGCTCCTGGAGGAGGTCGCCGGACGGCACACCGTTGCGGGCCGCAGGCTGGGCCGCAAGGACGCCACCGCCGCGGGCGCGGCCGGTGCCACGGTCGCCCTCCTGGGCACCGCCGCACTGGTGCGCCGTGCCCGTAAGGCCCGCCGCCGCATCTGAGGGGGAACCGGGCCCGCCGGGCCGGAGAAGTCTCCGCTGGAGACTTCTCCATACGGCGCCCGGGACGACCGGCGGAATCGGCAATACCCCGCCGTGCCCGCGTACGGCACGATGGGGGTATGTCTGGCACGCCTTCCCCTTCGTCCCCCGGCCGCGACCACCCCGGTGAGCAGGCCGCGCCGGACCCGATCAGGCTCCTGGAGATCCGCGAGCGCGCGCTGTCCGTGGACGAGGTGTTCGCGGCCGTGGGGGACTCGGCGGCCGGCGGTACGGCCCTGTTCGTCGGCACGGTCCGCTCGCACGACAACGGCGCCGACGTCGAGGGCCTGGGCTACTCCGCGCACCCGACGGCCGAGGCGGAGATGCGCCGGATCGCCGAGAAGGTGATCGCCGACTTCCCGGTGCGGGCGCTGGCCGCCGTCCACCGTGTGGGTGATCTGGGCATCGGTGATCTGGCAGTGGTGGTCGCGGTGTCCTGCCCGCACCGCGGCGAGGCGTTCGAGGCCTGCCGCAGGATGATCGACGACCTCAAGCACGAGGTGCCGATCTGGAAGCACCAGATGTTCTCCGACGGGACCGAGGAATGGGTCGGCGTGTAGCGCTGTCTTCTGGGGGTGGAGGTCGGGCGACGGGAGGGCGGGTGGGGGCGTAGCGTCGTCTTCTGGTCGGGCCGGCGTGCTCCGGGAGCGGGGTCCTGCCCGGTGCGTAAGGGCGCTCTCCCGGGGCAGGCGACATGACAGACGCGCAGGCAGTGGCCCTGTGGCCACGGGGTGCGGGCCTTAGAACATGAGGCCGAACCGGTGCCTTGTGTTCCGGTTGCGTAACCCGCCCCCTGGCGTGAGCGTTGACCCAGCAGATGGTTAATCTGCTTATTCGTCGATCGCGGTCGTACAAGGGGTTGGGAGGTCGCTGATGGGTGCGCTCCTCTGGTTGCTGATTCCGGTCGGTGCGGGGCTGATTGCCGCGGTGTGGAGCAGCTGGGCCCTACGGAACCGCAAGGCCGGGGATGTCGCAGAACTCGCGGGCTACGCCCGGTTCCGTGACGCCATGGAAAAGGAGCACGCCGTTCCCGACCCCGCCTCGGATCCCGTCTGACGTTCCCGCTGACGTCACCGCTGACGTTCCTGCCGGGTGCGGACAAGCCGAGCGCCACTCCTAGCGATGACCCTCGCGTACGGGCGGGCCCACGGCCGGGTGTTCGACCTCGTACGGACGGCCCGGCGGGCCGGTTGTCATACCCGTCCCGTACTGTCGTTCCATGCCACGCCGCACCGCGACGCTGCTCGCCTCGATCCTGATGCTGATCGCGCTGCTCTGCGCCGGGGTACTGATCCCCGTGCCCTACTCCGAGATGTCACCGGGGCCGACGGTCAACACCCTCGGTGATCACGACGGCGAGCCGGTGCTGCAGATCTCCGGCCGCAAGACGTATCCGACGACCGGTCATCTCAACATGACCACCGTCCGCGTCACCGGCCCCGACTACCGCATGAACCTCTTCGAGGCGGTGTTCGGCTGGCTCGACCACGACAACGCCGTGGTGCCGCACAAGACGCTCTACCCCGAGGGACAGACGGCCGAGCAGGCCGACCAGGAGAACGCCGAGGAGTTCAGCCAGTCCCAGGAGAGCGCCAAGGCCTCCGCCCTCAATCAGCTGCACATCCCGGTCGGCAGCCAGACCGTGGTGGGTTCCGTGGTCAAGGACAAGCCGGCCGACGGGCGGCTGCACGCGGGCGATGTGATCAAGGCGGTGGACGGGACGCAGGTCAAGCAGGCCGGCGACGTCGCCAAGCTGGTCACCCGGCACAAGCCGGGCGAGAAGGTCGTCTTCACGATCATCCCCGCCAAGGTCGCCGCCGCGGCGGAGAAGCAGGGTAAGAAGCCCGCGAGCGGCGCGCAGCAGATCACGGTCAGCACGCAGAAGGCGGACGACGGCCGCGCCATCGTGGGCATCCAGGCCAACGTGGATCACCTCTTCCCGTTCCCCATCGACGTCAAGCTGGCCGACGTCGGCGGCCCGAGCGCCGGGCTGATGTTCTCGCTCGGCATCGTCGACAAGCTCACGCCCGGGGACCTGACCGGCGGCAAGTTCGTGGCAGGTACGGGCACCATCGATGACAAGGGCAAGGTCGGCCCGATCGGTGGCATCTCGATGAAGACGGTCGGCGCGCGCGACAAGGGCGCCCAGTACTTCCTGACGCCCAAGGAGAACTGCGCCGCCGCGGCCAAGGACACCCCGAAGGGGCTCACCCTGGTCAAGGTCGGCACCATAGGCGACGCCGTCAAGGCCCTGGAGAAGATCCGCAAGGGCGAGACCGCGGGCCTGCCGAGCTGCAGCCCCGCGGGCCACGCCTAGGTCCTGAAAACGGGCCGGTGCCCGGGCCCGACGCGCACCGTCGGGGCCCGGGCACCGGCCCGGCGGACCGCCGTCAGCCCTCGAACGTCGCTGCCAGTGCTTCCGCGAGGCCCGGCACCAGCGCCGAGCCGGTGAGCACCTCGGTCGTGGAGTCCTTCTCGCGCAGCCGCAGCGCCGACTCGCGCCGGCCGTCCCGCAGCACGGCCACCGTCATCCGGACCTCCTGGCGGTCCGGGTGCTTGGCGACCCACTTGGCGAGCTGCGCCTCGTCCATGCCCGCGGGCTCGGAGTCCTCGGCGGACGGCGGCAGCATCAGCCGCTCCACGGTCAGCGCGCAGCCGGTGACGGCGTCGGGCCAGGCAATGGTGGCCAGGAATTCGTCCAGCGGGACGCCCGCCGGGATCTCGTCCTGCTCCACGGGGGTCAGGGATGTGGTGGTGGAGTCGTCGATGCCGAGCTGGGCGGCGAGCGAGGGCTCCTGCGCACGCAGCTTGGCGGTGTCGACGAGGGCGAACAGGCGGGCGGGCTGATCCCAGCCGAGCCCGGCGCTGTACTCGTCGATCTCGAGCACCGCGCGGGTCAGGGGGTCGGCGGCGAGGGGGGTGCCGTCAACGGGGAGGTTGGTCATGCTCAACATCGTGCCTTGTGTACCCCGGAAAGCGGGAACTGAGTAAAGCCTTCGTAAGTTGCATCGGTGGGTCCTACTATCGCCGGGCCTGCTCCACACGACAGCGAACTTCGAGGTGCGCACCTTGGCTTTCCAGATGCCGGACCGCGGCGGAGGCCCGACAGGGCCACGGATCAGAGTCGGCCGACCATCGCGGCGGATCCGGACCCTGCTCATGACATTGGGTGTGCTGGCCGTATTGGCCATGCTTTTCGTGATGTTTGCGGGGTTCTGGACCGATTGGCTCTGGTACCGCTCGGTCAAGTACTCCTCGGTCTTCACCACCACCCTGTGGACCAAGATCGGCCTGTTCTTCGCCTTCGGCGTCCTGATGGCCGTGGCCGTCGGGGTCAACGTCTGGCTCGCGTACCGGCTGCGGCCGCCGCTGAGCGCGATGTCCGTGGAGCAGCAGAGCCTGGACCGCTACCGGATGGGTATCGCGCCCTTCAAGAAGTGGGCGCTGATCGCGGTCACCGCGGTGATCGGCCTGATCGCCGGTGCCTCCGCCTCCGGTGAGTGGCGGACCTGGCTGCAGTGGGTCAACGCCGTGCCCTTCGGCAAGACGGACCCGCAGTTCGGCATGGACATCGCGTTCTACACGTTCGATCTGCCCTGGTACCGCTTCCTGTTGAGCTTCGGATTCGCCTGCGCGGTGCTGTGTCTGGTCGCCGCGGCGCTGACCCACTACCTCTACGGCGGACTGCGGCTGACCAGCCCCGGCTCGCGGGCGACCGCGGCGGCCACCGGTCACCTGTCGGTGCTGCTCGGTATTTTCGTCTCGCTCAAGGCGATCGCGTACTGGCTCGACCGGTACGGCCTGGCGGTCAAGTCCAGCGGCCTGAAG is a genomic window of Streptomyces sp. Edi2 containing:
- a CDS encoding NUDIX hydrolase, with protein sequence MSLREDAARVLKEWPAPSTGQEQLRLAYLDHLAAHQDGMWKPCKDGHLTASALVIDPAGGRVLLTLHRKLEMWLQMGGHCEPEDASLAGAALREAREESGIAQGLTLLPGGPVRLDRHHTPCAVHLDVQYAALAPADAVAAISDESLDLRWFAYDEVPGVADTSVVQLVERTRALLQTTTPALSAGGRGEPAR
- a CDS encoding zinc-dependent metalloprotease; amino-acid sequence: MSDTPFGFGLPPEEPEDGDNGKKKGGQGGSQGPADPFGFGGGSGGADNPFAALFGGMGGPGGEMNPGDLGAAFQKLGQMLSYEGGPVNWDMAKDIARQTVAQGAEDGSKDASLSPGERSAVEEAVRLADLWLDGVTSLPSGSGSVVAWSRAEWVEETLPVWKDLVNPLAERVGSAMGDVLPGEMQAMAGPLLGMMRSMGGAMFGTQIGQALGVLAGEVVGSTDIGLPLGPAGKAALLPGNIARFGEGLGVAEEEVRLYLALREAAHQRLFAHVPWLRSHLFGAVEGYARGIKVDTTKLEDVVGQIDPQHPEELQNALQQGMFQPEDTPEQKAALARLETALALVEGWVDAVVHAAAKPHLPSSDKLRETLRRRRASGGPAEQTFSTLIGLQLRPRRLRDASRLWASLTDSRGLEGRDGLWEHPDMLPTAADLDDPDGFVHHEQPDFSELDKMLGEAASGGKPDLDKPAPGKPAGEDDGPDEASGESKGDGGK
- a CDS encoding SDR family oxidoreductase — translated: MSSPDPTVRAARNAAAQTEKAGNGAGGATDRPLRRPVVAVTGAASGVGALLTRALVASDEVKEVVAIDERRGDVAEAHWHVLDVRDPAIADKLRGADVVVHLALDLDLETDDAARTAYNVRGTQTVLTAAAAAGVHRVVLCTSAMVYGALPDNDVPLAEDAELRATADATGVGDLLEIEHLAHRAPRAHPGLNVTVLRPTVLVGGTDTALTRYFESPRLLVVAGSRPAWQFCHVEDLVSALEFAALEKVDGELAVGCDGWLEQEEVEELSGIRRMELPSSVALGAAARLHRIGLTPSPAGDLAYTMHPWVVSGSRLHEAGWRPRWTNEEVLAELLEEVAGRHTVAGRRLGRKDATAAGAAGATVALLGTAALVRRARKARRRI
- a CDS encoding molybdenum cofactor biosynthesis protein MoaE is translated as MSGTPSPSSPGRDHPGEQAAPDPIRLLEIRERALSVDEVFAAVGDSAAGGTALFVGTVRSHDNGADVEGLGYSAHPTAEAEMRRIAEKVIADFPVRALAAVHRVGDLGIGDLAVVVAVSCPHRGEAFEACRRMIDDLKHEVPIWKHQMFSDGTEEWVGV
- a CDS encoding PDZ domain-containing protein; this translates as MPRRTATLLASILMLIALLCAGVLIPVPYSEMSPGPTVNTLGDHDGEPVLQISGRKTYPTTGHLNMTTVRVTGPDYRMNLFEAVFGWLDHDNAVVPHKTLYPEGQTAEQADQENAEEFSQSQESAKASALNQLHIPVGSQTVVGSVVKDKPADGRLHAGDVIKAVDGTQVKQAGDVAKLVTRHKPGEKVVFTIIPAKVAAAAEKQGKKPASGAQQITVSTQKADDGRAIVGIQANVDHLFPFPIDVKLADVGGPSAGLMFSLGIVDKLTPGDLTGGKFVAGTGTIDDKGKVGPIGGISMKTVGARDKGAQYFLTPKENCAAAAKDTPKGLTLVKVGTIGDAVKALEKIRKGETAGLPSCSPAGHA
- a CDS encoding PPA1309 family protein, which encodes MTNLPVDGTPLAADPLTRAVLEIDEYSAGLGWDQPARLFALVDTAKLRAQEPSLAAQLGIDDSTTTSLTPVEQDEIPAGVPLDEFLATIAWPDAVTGCALTVERLMLPPSAEDSEPAGMDEAQLAKWVAKHPDRQEVRMTVAVLRDGRRESALRLREKDSTTEVLTGSALVPGLAEALAATFEG